One Halovivax ruber XH-70 genomic region harbors:
- a CDS encoding metallophosphoesterase family protein: MTLAIIADSHIPERETDIPDSFRERIADAEHTIHAGDFETAATLDEVRDLATALTAVHGNADPADMGLPSVAELTIDGVTFVVTHGTLNPVEAAVYGDDGFVMSGEDWNRAIADTARARTRSWDGDGIVGIGGHSHRVEDTVYEGVRVLNPGSVTGADPADRATMLTVESDEGEIDVTLHEA, translated from the coding sequence GTGACACTCGCGATCATTGCAGATTCTCACATACCCGAACGTGAGACCGACATCCCGGATTCGTTCCGCGAGCGTATCGCCGACGCCGAGCACACGATTCACGCCGGTGACTTCGAGACGGCGGCGACACTCGACGAGGTTCGCGACCTCGCGACGGCGCTCACGGCCGTTCATGGGAACGCCGATCCGGCAGATATGGGACTGCCGTCGGTCGCCGAACTCACAATCGACGGCGTCACGTTCGTCGTCACCCACGGGACGCTGAATCCGGTGGAGGCGGCCGTCTACGGCGACGACGGCTTCGTCATGAGTGGCGAGGACTGGAACCGGGCGATCGCCGATACGGCTCGCGCCCGCACTCGCTCGTGGGACGGCGACGGCATCGTCGGAATCGGCGGCCACAGCCATCGTGTCGAGGACACTGTCTACGAGGGCGTCCGCGTGCTCAACCCCGGGTCCGTCACCGGCGCCGACCCTGCGGATCGGGCGACGATGCTGACCGTCGAGAGTGACGAGGGCGAGATCGACGTGACGCTCCACGAAGCCTGA
- a CDS encoding phospholipase D family protein — translation MGRETPFVDATFEVDVEEARTVLKEQVVARTALESEADSDQRPDDTELVATVPPQLDVDLPPSVGNLDTRVRSALLTAENVVRIANPYFDPDHPTVETLRTLPRRGVETRILTREIRPGTDRYDVLSAMNNSLSKDERELVDVAELFALDDAGHQAYATHAKMVVTDDTHCYLGSANFTVTNLSSNFEIGILTSGRAVSVATDTFDAVFEVSRSLSLPD, via the coding sequence GTGGGCCGTGAGACCCCGTTCGTTGACGCGACCTTCGAAGTCGACGTCGAAGAGGCACGAACGGTCCTAAAAGAACAGGTGGTCGCCCGAACCGCTCTAGAGAGCGAGGCGGACTCCGATCAACGGCCAGACGATACAGAACTGGTGGCTACGGTTCCCCCACAACTCGACGTCGACCTTCCTCCGTCAGTCGGTAACCTCGACACCCGCGTGAGGTCGGCGTTACTGACCGCAGAGAACGTGGTCAGGATCGCGAATCCGTACTTCGATCCGGACCACCCGACAGTCGAAACACTTCGGACACTGCCACGGAGGGGTGTCGAGACGCGGATACTCACTCGGGAAATCCGCCCAGGAACAGACCGCTACGACGTGCTCTCAGCGATGAACAACAGTCTCTCGAAGGACGAGCGAGAATTAGTCGATGTCGCCGAACTGTTCGCCCTCGACGACGCCGGTCATCAAGCGTACGCTACGCACGCAAAGATGGTCGTCACCGACGATACCCACTGCTATCTCGGCAGTGCAAACTTCACGGTGACGAACCTCTCTTCGAACTTCGAAATTGGCATCCTCACTTCTGGTCGTGCGGTATCGGTTGCAACAGATACCTTCGATGCAGTGTTCGAAGTGAGTCGGTCGCTATCACTGCCAGATTGA
- a CDS encoding pentapeptide repeat-containing protein, which translates to MTTWLLEKQMETEPGVFEHGPEYEFDDDDTVFVLDLERSVLVGEFEPHVSPERISEDDTPRIRTRLHPVSDDLLWVDDSDIVDLAERPKLSRRIVEALKYARTGAQETVTAEAFFGNSGSERDSAEPDAHETDSNTAKESTSPTLHDVFTRQEGVEDADFSGETVNGHKVLADVSLRGVTLSDASIENVTFRNVNLRDVDFRGAQLQGATFTGQRTQLGGADFTDAHLDGAIFEVDVSDCTFTSAQMRDVDLRDATLEGADFSGARLKRAKMHDTEPERATFDRAVMQDVKTKGAHFEKVSFVGANLYNTTFADTDFVDTDFSDADLRDAGFHGCTLEYVEFVGAKMADVSLENHETTKLDFGRSDLSNAVLSGSSFSSARFDEARLSDAKFHGCDLSGVSMADVRADGAEFDEANLEYATLAQADLTDSRFTEARLYTCQLVSARVGTGTTFNGIYNYLDSGEGDDKEHPGRKAASVYRTLEAVYRDNSLTDESLKYHRKRKNATLRVNKDDRRYIPIVVDGFLKHTTGHGTKLKPLFGWSLIFVVFTALLHFALGTLHHETHDHLWLWIGDDSGVTELAHSILFSFLAFTGLGYGRFTPVSSVGEALAVGQTAFGVLFFGLLVFVLSTRASR; encoded by the coding sequence ATGACGACCTGGTTACTGGAGAAACAGATGGAAACCGAACCAGGCGTGTTTGAACACGGCCCAGAATACGAATTCGATGACGACGATACCGTGTTCGTTTTGGACTTGGAAAGGAGTGTTCTCGTCGGTGAATTCGAACCACACGTATCACCTGAGCGAATCTCTGAAGACGATACACCACGAATACGCACACGGTTGCATCCAGTCTCCGATGACTTGTTGTGGGTCGACGACTCTGACATCGTAGATCTCGCAGAGAGACCGAAGCTAAGTCGACGGATCGTCGAGGCGTTAAAGTACGCTAGAACAGGTGCTCAAGAGACTGTAACTGCAGAAGCATTCTTCGGGAACAGCGGCTCAGAAAGAGACAGTGCCGAACCAGACGCCCACGAGACAGATTCTAACACGGCCAAAGAATCCACATCACCAACCCTTCACGACGTCTTTACTCGGCAAGAAGGGGTTGAGGACGCCGATTTCTCGGGAGAGACCGTAAACGGCCACAAGGTGCTTGCCGACGTTTCGCTCCGCGGTGTAACGCTCTCGGATGCGTCGATCGAAAACGTCACCTTCCGTAATGTCAATCTTCGAGATGTCGACTTCCGGGGCGCTCAGCTACAGGGCGCCACCTTCACCGGTCAGCGAACCCAATTAGGTGGTGCTGACTTCACGGATGCGCACCTCGATGGCGCCATCTTCGAGGTTGACGTTTCCGACTGTACTTTCACCAGCGCACAGATGCGGGACGTCGATCTCCGAGATGCTACACTCGAAGGCGCTGACTTCTCGGGTGCACGCCTGAAACGGGCGAAAATGCACGATACCGAGCCAGAGAGAGCGACCTTCGATCGAGCGGTTATGCAAGATGTCAAGACGAAAGGTGCACACTTCGAGAAAGTATCGTTCGTCGGTGCGAACCTATATAACACGACGTTTGCCGACACAGATTTCGTCGACACTGACTTCTCCGACGCTGACCTTCGAGACGCAGGTTTCCATGGATGTACCCTCGAATATGTGGAATTCGTCGGAGCCAAGATGGCTGATGTCTCCCTTGAAAATCACGAGACGACGAAACTCGACTTCGGTCGTTCGGACCTCAGTAATGCAGTACTCTCCGGTTCGAGCTTTTCTTCGGCCCGGTTCGATGAGGCGCGACTTTCGGACGCAAAGTTTCACGGCTGTGATCTCTCCGGAGTGTCGATGGCCGACGTTAGAGCGGACGGCGCTGAGTTCGATGAGGCTAATCTAGAGTACGCTACCCTCGCACAGGCCGACCTCACTGACTCCAGGTTCACCGAAGCGCGGCTATACACTTGCCAGTTGGTCTCTGCACGGGTTGGGACCGGAACGACGTTCAACGGTATTTACAACTATTTGGATTCGGGGGAAGGAGACGACAAGGAGCACCCTGGACGAAAGGCTGCTTCCGTCTATCGAACACTCGAAGCAGTCTACAGAGACAACTCGTTGACAGACGAGTCACTCAAGTACCACCGAAAGCGGAAGAACGCAACTCTCAGAGTCAACAAGGACGACAGACGATACATTCCAATTGTTGTTGACGGGTTCCTGAAACACACGACAGGTCACGGGACGAAACTGAAGCCTCTCTTTGGCTGGTCGTTAATCTTCGTGGTTTTTACCGCGCTTCTCCACTTCGCGTTGGGGACGCTCCATCACGAGACACACGACCATCTGTGGCTCTGGATCGGAGATGATAGTGGAGTAACTGAATTAGCACACTCAATTCTATTCAGTTTTCTCGCGTTCACTGGCCTCGGGTATGGGCGGTTCACACCGGTCAGTTCGGTCGGTGAAGCACTCGCCGTGGGACAGACCGCATTCGGGGTACTGTTCTTCGGTCTCCTCGTGTTCGTCTTGTCAACCCGGGCCTCACGATGA
- a CDS encoding SCO family protein, whose product MKRRTYLGASGLGGLSALSGCLDSFSSVTGDEPEPADGAVLGPPDREHDLSASAHPTYGDEVPSYSVPDALSGETVSDEDFLGERVQLHTFVYTNCIMGACPALLRYLIEVNDGVREAGYRDEAAFAPWTFDPKRDTPDVLRTYLTDRNVDPSADDWHFLRPETQEAAHELLFDQQGGPFGLPVEQAPASEIAPEGTDSDVEYGFTHFVLILLVNDQGIVERSYPGATERSTPMDIEDDMLAVIEG is encoded by the coding sequence ATGAAGCGGCGCACGTATCTTGGCGCGAGCGGCCTTGGGGGGCTGTCGGCGCTTTCGGGTTGTCTCGACTCGTTTTCATCGGTGACCGGCGACGAACCCGAACCCGCCGACGGCGCGGTTCTCGGTCCGCCGGACCGCGAGCACGACCTCAGCGCGTCGGCCCATCCCACTTACGGCGACGAGGTTCCCTCGTATTCGGTCCCCGACGCCCTCTCCGGCGAGACCGTCTCCGACGAGGACTTCCTCGGCGAGCGCGTCCAGCTGCACACCTTCGTCTACACCAACTGTATCATGGGCGCGTGTCCGGCACTCCTCCGATACCTCATCGAGGTAAACGACGGCGTTCGCGAGGCGGGCTACCGCGACGAAGCGGCGTTCGCCCCCTGGACGTTCGATCCAAAACGCGACACGCCCGACGTCCTCCGGACGTATCTGACCGATCGCAACGTCGACCCGTCGGCCGACGACTGGCACTTCCTCCGTCCGGAGACACAAGAGGCGGCACACGAACTCCTGTTCGACCAGCAGGGTGGCCCGTTCGGCCTCCCCGTCGAGCAGGCACCCGCCTCCGAGATCGCCCCGGAAGGAACGGATTCGGACGTCGAGTACGGGTTCACCCACTTCGTGTTGATCCTGCTCGTCAACGACCAGGGGATCGTCGAACGCTCGTATCCGGGTGCGACGGAGCGCTCCACGCCGATGGACATCGAAGACGACATGCTCGCAGTCATCGAAGGCTAA
- a CDS encoding S1C family serine protease — protein MHRIRTLALLLVTLAMVISVPAAGVAVGGVATGDETRASGDVTVVSDDQHAIGDSPTLQTQSQDNQSGGEQARNRTGCNYVSLYEETIPSIVQIQLGRGLGSGFVYETSENATYIVTNEHVVGGNESVGIRGSEGDLHNGTVVGATAFADLAVVRVNATSDALEPLDVSNATPRPGQRVAALGSPYGLESTITSGIVSGVNRSMPTEAGRLPNTIQTDAPINPGNSGGPLVDCATGDVLGVNRAGGGENIGFAISAALVDRIVPELIETGEYAYPYLGVRALPLSQPIVEANDLSVTEGVYVAGVLGATPASDALQGADQSVQIDGATVPVGGDVIVAVDDQSVSTREDLLSYLLTETAPEDTIELTIVRDGQEQTVEVTLGERPPTNGA, from the coding sequence ATGCATCGGATACGAACCCTGGCGCTCCTCCTCGTGACCCTGGCGATGGTCATCAGCGTTCCGGCCGCGGGAGTGGCGGTGGGCGGTGTGGCGACGGGAGACGAGACACGGGCGAGCGGTGACGTGACAGTTGTGAGCGACGACCAGCACGCGATTGGTGACTCGCCCACGCTACAGACCCAGTCACAGGACAATCAGTCCGGGGGCGAGCAGGCGCGAAACCGCACCGGCTGTAACTACGTCTCCCTCTACGAGGAGACGATCCCCTCGATCGTCCAGATCCAGCTCGGGCGGGGACTCGGCTCCGGATTCGTCTACGAGACGAGCGAAAACGCGACCTACATCGTGACCAACGAGCACGTCGTGGGCGGGAACGAGTCGGTCGGCATCCGCGGGAGCGAGGGCGACCTCCACAACGGCACGGTCGTCGGTGCGACGGCCTTCGCCGACCTCGCCGTGGTTCGCGTGAACGCCACGTCGGACGCCCTCGAACCGCTCGACGTCTCGAACGCGACGCCCCGGCCCGGCCAGCGCGTGGCCGCGCTCGGCAGCCCCTACGGCCTCGAGAGCACCATCACCTCGGGCATCGTCAGCGGGGTGAACCGCTCGATGCCGACCGAGGCGGGCCGGCTGCCCAACACGATCCAGACGGACGCACCGATCAACCCGGGCAACAGCGGCGGCCCGCTCGTCGACTGCGCCACCGGTGACGTCCTCGGCGTCAACCGCGCCGGCGGCGGCGAGAACATCGGCTTCGCGATCTCGGCGGCCCTCGTCGATCGCATCGTGCCCGAACTGATCGAGACCGGCGAGTACGCCTACCCCTACCTCGGCGTCCGGGCGCTCCCGCTCTCCCAGCCCATCGTCGAGGCGAACGACCTCTCGGTCACCGAGGGCGTCTACGTCGCCGGCGTACTCGGCGCGACACCCGCCAGCGACGCGCTGCAGGGCGCGGACCAGTCGGTGCAGATCGACGGCGCGACGGTCCCCGTCGGCGGTGACGTCATCGTCGCCGTGGACGACCAGTCGGTGTCGACACGCGAGGACCTGCTCTCGTACCTGCTGACCGAGACGGCACCCGAGGATACGATCGAACTGACCATCGTCCGTGATGGGCAGGAACAGACCGTCGAGGTCACGCTGGGCGAACGACCCCCGACGAACGGGGCGTGA
- a CDS encoding cytochrome c biogenesis CcdA family protein produces MADLTTVGAVGFAVSAGVLTFFSPCAYALLPGYVGFYVGRSEGESTLAGSLLRGLVAGAGVLVVLGVFLAATYAVGSRVADVLSVVEPAVGAALIVLGILIVFDRAPSLSIQLPKRRTGILGFGLFGAGYAAASAGCVAPAVIAVSGLALSGSAMYALAVIGSYVLTVAILMVSVTVAAGTGLSAGGDWVMAHRGRLEQAAGVLLVLAGLGQLYVYYAVDFTFAGP; encoded by the coding sequence GTGGCTGATCTCACGACGGTTGGCGCGGTCGGCTTCGCCGTCTCCGCCGGTGTGCTGACGTTCTTCTCACCCTGTGCGTACGCGCTCCTCCCGGGGTACGTGGGCTTTTACGTGGGACGTTCGGAGGGTGAATCCACGCTCGCCGGCTCGCTCCTCCGGGGTCTCGTCGCCGGTGCGGGCGTCCTCGTCGTTCTCGGTGTGTTCCTCGCGGCGACCTACGCCGTCGGCTCCCGCGTCGCCGACGTCCTCTCCGTGGTCGAACCTGCCGTCGGCGCTGCGTTGATCGTTCTCGGGATACTGATCGTCTTCGACCGGGCCCCCTCGTTGTCGATCCAGCTTCCCAAGCGCCGGACCGGCATCCTCGGCTTCGGTCTCTTCGGCGCCGGCTACGCCGCCGCCTCCGCCGGTTGCGTCGCGCCGGCCGTCATCGCCGTCTCCGGACTGGCACTCTCTGGCTCGGCGATGTACGCACTGGCCGTCATCGGGAGCTACGTCCTGACCGTCGCCATCCTCATGGTTTCGGTGACCGTCGCCGCCGGGACGGGACTCTCGGCGGGCGGTGACTGGGTGATGGCCCACCGCGGCCGCCTCGAACAGGCTGCCGGCGTCCTCCTCGTCCTCGCCGGCCTCGGCCAGCTCTACGTCTACTACGCCGTCGACTTTACGTTCGCGGGGCCGTAG
- a CDS encoding DUF1998 domain-containing protein: MVGVETGDIPYGEDWCRVLMAGYLGNPDYRREGITPESVASVPGMSPDKLEEYIEKLGEGNRDVVLDMVQDLTPGDGYTRNTVVRLNREDIEAPDDREWHTLVADQLFTFMRCTGGYAGDEEDLEDIEDYPTSSSIDDYLDDDSFVAKHPQAKFYKDNLADLGITDAWVVDSFPLLNILYGYTRDSPTAAETDLQAFDHPFDDDAVSIYGDRSPSEAIVLQLDRKKIVEWLLANGSLIEPEAPDLEDETDLKRWFLETVDPRETQNPFTPIEDRLTEEIYQLVHSTSHTLMSTASEQCGLDNDSISELILPNVPAIVLYAESMEHFALGGMFTLFKTRINEWVSDTKKYAENCIYDPACRSSEGGAACHACMHVAEFTCEYYNQALDRGVLIGTGDTDPSWEL; the protein is encoded by the coding sequence ATGGTCGGCGTTGAAACCGGTGATATCCCGTACGGTGAAGACTGGTGTCGAGTGCTGATGGCGGGGTACCTCGGTAACCCCGACTACAGGAGGGAAGGTATTACACCGGAATCCGTCGCATCGGTTCCAGGGATGTCGCCCGACAAATTGGAGGAATATATCGAGAAACTCGGTGAGGGGAACCGAGATGTCGTCTTGGATATGGTTCAAGATCTCACGCCTGGCGACGGCTATACGCGGAATACGGTCGTACGATTGAACCGTGAAGATATCGAGGCACCGGACGACCGCGAGTGGCACACGCTCGTCGCAGATCAGCTGTTTACTTTCATGCGTTGTACGGGCGGGTACGCCGGTGATGAAGAGGACCTAGAAGACATCGAAGACTATCCGACATCTAGCTCTATCGACGACTATCTCGACGACGACAGCTTCGTAGCGAAACACCCGCAAGCCAAGTTCTACAAGGACAACCTCGCCGATCTAGGGATCACTGACGCCTGGGTTGTGGACAGCTTCCCGCTGTTGAACATTCTGTACGGCTACACGCGTGATTCGCCGACTGCAGCGGAAACAGATCTCCAAGCCTTTGACCACCCGTTCGACGACGATGCGGTCTCGATTTATGGTGACCGGTCTCCCTCGGAGGCCATTGTTTTGCAACTCGATCGGAAAAAAATCGTCGAGTGGCTCCTGGCGAACGGGTCACTGATCGAACCCGAGGCGCCAGATCTCGAAGATGAGACGGATCTCAAACGTTGGTTCTTGGAGACCGTCGACCCGCGAGAGACACAGAATCCGTTCACCCCTATTGAGGACCGGTTGACCGAAGAGATATACCAGCTCGTTCACTCCACGAGCCATACGCTAATGAGTACCGCTAGCGAACAGTGTGGCCTCGACAACGACAGCATCTCGGAACTCATTCTCCCGAACGTTCCGGCGATCGTCCTCTACGCCGAGAGTATGGAACACTTCGCGCTCGGCGGCATGTTCACCCTGTTCAAGACCCGGATCAACGAGTGGGTGAGTGACACGAAAAAGTACGCCGAGAATTGTATATACGACCCGGCCTGCCGGAGCTCAGAAGGAGGGGCAGCCTGTCACGCTTGTATGCACGTCGCAGAATTCACCTGTGAGTACTACAACCAGGCGCTAGACCGTGGTGTGTTGATCGGCACCGGGGACACCGATCCGTCCTGGGAACTATAA
- a CDS encoding TlpA family protein disulfide reductase, which yields MKRREAIAGAASLGVLGAGGALAVGGFPTFGSSGGSDQPQLDDPVTVPTVDLSWSDGEPITVPIDDTVTVLEFWATTCTVCPDAVPKVTAAADRTGEDVAFVAITAEDVGPDDFSPEYIEDTWREFGGGEWPIGYGTFEVQVKLTSAATPATAIIDADGVTQWTHTGIVSSETILEEIEAAGGTVR from the coding sequence ATGAAGCGACGGGAAGCCATCGCCGGCGCGGCGAGTCTGGGTGTGCTCGGGGCGGGCGGTGCCCTGGCAGTCGGCGGCTTTCCCACGTTCGGCTCCTCGGGCGGGTCGGACCAGCCGCAACTCGACGACCCCGTCACCGTCCCAACGGTCGACCTCTCCTGGAGCGACGGCGAGCCGATCACGGTGCCGATCGATGACACCGTAACGGTCCTCGAGTTCTGGGCGACGACCTGTACGGTCTGTCCAGATGCCGTCCCGAAAGTCACCGCGGCGGCCGACCGAACCGGCGAGGACGTCGCGTTCGTCGCGATTACCGCGGAGGACGTCGGCCCGGACGACTTCTCTCCCGAGTACATCGAAGACACGTGGCGTGAGTTCGGCGGCGGCGAGTGGCCGATCGGCTACGGAACGTTCGAGGTGCAGGTCAAACTTACGTCGGCTGCGACGCCGGCGACGGCGATCATCGACGCCGACGGCGTGACCCAGTGGACCCACACGGGCATCGTCTCGAGCGAAACCATCCTCGAAGAGATCGAGGCGGCCGGCGGCACGGTCAGGTGA
- a CDS encoding heavy metal translocating P-type ATPase: MTQSSASTSSGTTAGSCRLCGLVTPDPPITDDEVPGHFCCEGCLQVASALSDLDDVDETSVRERVEGPPDDRDRDGAARSTDAAQPGSTGPETDTGHQETASVDTVSDATTGEHTFLAVDGMHCSTCEAFLELRAEGVEGVSEATASYASDTVRVAYDPERVTAEELPDRLTGYGYQAHDRDGTVGDTHGEETVGRLLLGGLFGMMVMLWYVVFLYPEYLGFDPVVSLGGFVGPYLYGNIWLMTSIVLFYTGYPILRGAVVSLRAHRPNMDLLVATAALSAYAYSTLAMVLGRSDLYFDVSVAIVLVVTAGTWYEGRVKRRSLGLVRDLTEGRVSEARVLSAVDDATADVEAFETVPIEAVEPGDELLVRPGERVPLDGTVATGTAAVDESLLSGEALPVTKAPGDDVRGGTVVTDAPLTVTVGETAESTLDRLVELLWDVQSATPGVQRLADRLATIFVPVVLGLATVVTVGSLWTGAAASDALLAGLTVLIVSCPCALGLATPLAIASGVGAAADRGIVLASEHVLEAAPEADVVVFDKTGTLTTGEMTVRDAVPDDGVSASTLLDRAAALEAHSAHPIADAIVAGSEGDRTGDEAGRDGRVGDPAALPDASDVETHRRGVSGAVDGEATVVGHPALFDERGWMMPNGLVEAVESIRADGDVPVVVGWSGRARGVVAVGDEPRPGWRETVDALAEDRTVTVLTGDEGASADRYREVDAIDDVFAGVPPEGKAETVRRLGARGTVAMVGDGSNDAPALASADLGIAMGSGTDLAGDAADAILTTDDVRDVPAVFDLASATNGRIRQNLGWAFVYNAVAIPLAVAGLINPLLAAVAMATSSLLVVGNSTRSLT, from the coding sequence GTGACCCAGTCTTCCGCATCCACGTCGTCCGGCACTACTGCTGGCAGCTGTCGACTCTGTGGGCTGGTGACTCCCGACCCGCCGATCACCGACGACGAGGTTCCCGGCCACTTCTGCTGTGAAGGCTGTCTGCAGGTAGCGAGCGCGCTCTCCGATCTCGACGACGTCGACGAGACGAGCGTTCGCGAGCGGGTCGAGGGGCCACCGGACGATCGAGACCGCGACGGAGCCGCCCGTTCGACGGACGCCGCCCAGCCGGGATCGACGGGCCCCGAAACCGACACTGGCCACCAGGAAACGGCCAGCGTCGACACTGTATCCGACGCCACGACCGGCGAACACACCTTCCTCGCCGTCGATGGGATGCACTGTTCGACCTGCGAAGCCTTCCTCGAACTGCGAGCGGAGGGCGTGGAGGGCGTCAGCGAGGCCACGGCGAGTTACGCGAGCGACACCGTTCGCGTCGCGTACGATCCCGAGCGCGTCACCGCCGAGGAACTCCCCGACCGGCTCACCGGCTACGGCTACCAGGCGCACGACCGTGACGGCACCGTCGGCGACACTCACGGCGAGGAGACCGTCGGCCGGCTCCTGCTCGGCGGCCTGTTCGGGATGATGGTCATGCTGTGGTACGTCGTCTTCCTCTACCCCGAGTATCTCGGCTTCGACCCCGTGGTGAGCCTCGGCGGCTTCGTCGGGCCGTACCTCTACGGGAACATCTGGCTCATGACGTCGATCGTCCTGTTCTACACGGGCTACCCGATCCTCCGAGGGGCCGTCGTCAGCCTGCGGGCGCACCGGCCGAACATGGACCTGCTGGTCGCCACCGCCGCGCTGTCGGCGTACGCCTACAGCACGCTGGCGATGGTCCTCGGCCGCTCGGACCTGTACTTCGACGTCTCCGTCGCGATCGTCCTCGTCGTCACCGCGGGCACCTGGTACGAGGGCCGGGTGAAACGTCGCTCGCTCGGCCTGGTCCGCGACTTGACCGAAGGCCGGGTCAGCGAGGCGCGAGTGCTATCGGCCGTGGACGACGCCACGGCCGACGTCGAGGCGTTCGAGACCGTCCCAATCGAGGCCGTCGAGCCGGGCGACGAGCTCCTCGTCAGACCGGGCGAACGGGTGCCGCTCGACGGCACCGTCGCGACCGGAACGGCCGCCGTCGACGAGTCGTTGCTCTCGGGCGAAGCGCTCCCCGTGACGAAAGCTCCCGGCGACGACGTCCGCGGCGGGACCGTCGTCACCGACGCGCCACTCACCGTCACCGTCGGCGAGACGGCCGAGAGCACGCTCGACCGACTCGTCGAACTCCTCTGGGACGTCCAGAGCGCGACGCCGGGCGTCCAGCGGCTGGCCGACCGCCTGGCGACGATCTTCGTCCCGGTGGTGCTCGGTCTCGCCACCGTCGTGACCGTCGGCTCGCTGTGGACGGGCGCAGCGGCGTCCGACGCACTTCTCGCCGGGCTCACGGTCCTGATCGTCTCCTGCCCCTGTGCGCTCGGCCTCGCCACCCCGCTCGCCATCGCCTCGGGCGTCGGGGCGGCCGCCGATCGCGGGATCGTTCTGGCGAGCGAGCACGTCCTCGAAGCGGCCCCCGAGGCCGACGTCGTCGTCTTCGACAAGACGGGGACGCTGACGACCGGCGAGATGACGGTCCGCGACGCGGTCCCGGACGACGGCGTGTCCGCGTCGACGCTCCTCGATCGGGCGGCTGCGCTCGAAGCACACTCGGCGCACCCGATCGCCGACGCGATCGTGGCGGGAAGCGAGGGAGACCGGACTGGTGACGAGGCGGGACGTGACGGGCGCGTCGGCGACCCGGCGGCACTGCCCGACGCAAGCGACGTCGAGACGCACCGCCGGGGCGTCAGCGGGGCGGTCGACGGCGAGGCGACAGTCGTCGGCCACCCCGCATTGTTCGACGAGCGAGGGTGGATGATGCCGAACGGCCTGGTCGAAGCCGTCGAGTCGATCCGGGCAGACGGCGACGTCCCGGTCGTCGTCGGCTGGTCGGGTCGGGCTCGGGGCGTCGTGGCCGTCGGCGACGAGCCACGGCCGGGCTGGCGCGAGACGGTCGACGCACTCGCCGAGGACCGGACGGTCACCGTCCTGACCGGCGACGAGGGGGCGAGCGCCGACCGCTACCGCGAGGTGGACGCGATCGACGACGTGTTCGCGGGCGTCCCGCCCGAAGGGAAAGCCGAGACGGTTCGCCGGCTGGGTGCCCGCGGGACCGTGGCCATGGTCGGCGACGGCAGTAACGACGCCCCTGCCCTCGCGAGCGCCGACCTGGGGATCGCGATGGGAAGCGGGACCGATCTCGCGGGCGACGCCGCGGACGCCATCCTCACGACCGACGACGTGCGCGACGTACCGGCCGTCTTCGACCTCGCGAGCGCGACGAACGGCCGCATTCGACAGAACCTCGGCTGGGCGTTCGTCTACAACGCCGTCGCGATCCCGCTGGCCGTCGCGGGCCTCATCAACCCGCTGCTGGCCGCGGTCGCGATGGCGACGAGCAGTCTGCTGGTCGTCGGCAACTCGACGCGCTCGCTGACGTAG
- a CDS encoding pro-sigmaK processing inhibitor BofA family protein, with the protein MVSLTGLVINAVVGLVLLVLANVLGLGVQISILTLLICGILGIPGAILVIALALLDIAFMATMVPLVPL; encoded by the coding sequence ATGGTTTCCCTGACAGGCCTGGTGATCAATGCGGTCGTTGGCCTCGTGCTCCTGGTGCTGGCAAACGTTCTCGGGCTTGGTGTACAGATATCGATTTTGACACTCTTGATCTGTGGGATCCTCGGCATTCCCGGAGCGATCCTCGTGATAGCACTCGCGCTGCTGGACATCGCCTTCATGGCGACGATGGTTCCACTGGTCCCGCTCTAG